The Dermochelys coriacea isolate rDerCor1 chromosome 7, rDerCor1.pri.v4, whole genome shotgun sequence sequence TCGATGTAATGGAAGGCTGGTAAACTTGAGTAGCTTCTGATGATGTATTTCTTGATGAACTGTCTTCTTCATCATCAGACACCTCTGACTGCATCTTTTTCTCTTCATCAGATAGACGATCCATAAGCTTTAATGTCTCACCACTAATTCCCTTAAAATATTCAATAGAATGTTTACATACCTCCCTAAGCTGATTTTTCCTTACTTTCACTGTTGTCATTGTGAAGGAGGTAGACCTTACCTTTACTGGTAATTTGGAAGGAAgctgtttgatttttcctttgtctAACTGCTCTTGCTTTTGCATTGCTGGTGTTTTTCTAGATATAGCTAGATTTTTTCTGGGTGTATTTTTTATTGGAATCTTAGATTTTACTTCTAGACATggagaagaattattttgttttattttgttgggtttactagcctgtctcactttactCGCTGTACTTTTTTGGACATTATTTTGTGGGAAGACTTCTTTTATTGAACTGGCCTTTATGGGAAGTTTTGATTTTGCTCTACTCCCTACCAACTCCCTTGACCTTTGCTGCTGTCCTTGTACTTTTTGCTTATCTGTTATTCTGTGTCCTTGTGTTGCCCCTGTCCCTTTTCCTGAAGCGCTTTTCATTTTGTTAGCTTTCTGTATGGAACACTTGGGTTCACAATGTTCTTTTAGCTCTACATTAcaggtattattatttgtatggctAGCAGATGAATCcaaattgttgttgttattaaaattatctttttgaaaatcaagtttTTCATTTTGCCTACAGCTTGTCTCGCTAGTAGCTGAACTTGTAATCACTactacattttcattttctaatCCCTGACCGCTGGGCATTGCAGCTTCTATCTTATCTGTCACTTCTCCAGGGCCATCTTTCTTCAGAGTCATCGTGGAAGCAGAAATTCCCATTTTAATAGGTGTGCGCAATTTGGGATCAACTTTAGAAGTGTTAACAGTTGTCGATGATTTCTCCAGAGAGTTACTACCAAGTGTGGCTTCCATACAACCTCCACTGGCCTGGATGATGGGCTTATGTTCAACTGCTGTTGTTTCTACTTGTCTCTCTAAGTTTGTTTCTACAATGCTGTCCCCTGACTGTGGCTGTGTGATGGCAGTTACTGTACTTTTATCCCCttcccccttgtcccctgacttcccttCAGAAGTATGCTCACCAATCTGAAAAAATTGGAGTCTTTCTTCAACAAAATCCCTCTTGCTCATGTCAATTGCACCACTGCGAGTCATCTCAAACATCTTCCCTTCATGAAATGGGAAGGGGTTGGGCTCACTAGTTGGAGTACTTTCATCCGTTGGAGTTCTGGCTGGAGTTGTATCAGGTGTCGTTGCTTGCGATCTGTCTTCTACTGCCAGACCAAATGGCTTAGCCTCATCATCCCTTGATTTAGTTTCAAACACTTCATCATCTCCTCGATTATTGGACCATGGATCAAAATCTAGACTTTTGGTAGCTACTGTTTTAAAAGGTGTTGCAAATTCTTCATCTACTTTGTAACTGAAATACGAATCAGGAAACACGGTTCTGTCAGGGTGTCTGCCTTCCAAGGTGAAAAACTGTGCACCTGACTTCTGCTCAGTCTTATCTGCATTCTTTTCAGAACTTGGACCTTTTGAAAGTGCCTTGTCTTCTTCAGCGCCtatctttccttcctcctcaaTAACTTCCAGCTTACTTTGGCTAAAGCAACGATCAGTCTGTTTTAAAATGCCCTCTGAGGTCCATATATCCTTTTTGGTTTCTACTGCTGGACCTGCAAGTTTAGAATCACTCTCAGTTAAACCATCATCTTCATCTTGTAAATCATAACCATCGAGAGAGTCAATTTCAGTTGCATCTGTATCATGAGAGAATTCTGCAGTGGTTGCTATGGAACACTCGGTGATAGACTGGTCATTAGTCCCATTTTGTGCTATGTCATTCTGGGGTGACTCAAGACCAATGTCAAACTCATTAGGTTTTCCAGAACCGGGATCCCCTAACTCTTTCTGGTTCTGACTGTTGTCAGAAACTTTGGGTTTTGAGGCTTCTTTCTGGTCACCTTCaacttcttttaatttaaaagtatACTTTTTTAATGGAACTGGTTGATAGAGTGATTCATCATCACTAGAGTCACTGACATCTGCTCCTGGTGGCACGGGGGAAGGTGGCTGTACTCTTATGACTGGTTCAGCCAGTTGACATTTGTCGTATTCATCTTGCAGATTTACTTCTATCAGCTCCATTTCACTCTCAGGGGAATAACGATGATTCTTTTCTGAATCAGACTGATCTGCATCTAATGGTGGAGGAGGTGGGAATTCAATGTAGGCAACTCTGTTACTTTTGGGTCTTTTGTTAGAATCTTTGTTTATATTATTAGGCAATATTTTGTCAATTTTTGGTGCTTCCACTGCTATGTGTTTTACAGAAGTTGACTTAGCCTCTGCTTCCTCTTCTGATTCCTCAGAAACCTCAGGTATGGGACTGGGCTTGCCTGGTACATAAGCTATTAGTGAGTCGGGTGTTTTAGAGGTAAACTCATAACTCACTTCCTCTGAGCTGGGTGTTTCTGGTGTTAAAGGGCTTTTCCCAGAACTATCTATAAAGGATACTTGTTCTAGTGTATCATCTTCTGGACTACCTTGTGGAGAAGGCGGTTGTTTTTGCTGTCTAGCTGTATAAAATGTCCCCCTAGTCTCTTGTACTGTCTTACTTTCCTGacttataattttttttacatttccttgTTGCACCTCCTTTTCATACTGCTTTCCTACTTGAACAAAACTGACATACACTGGCAAAGTCTTTATCTCTTTCACTCCCTCACTATTTACTAAAGGTGCAACTTTATCCAAGTAATCAATGGGACTAGGGTCAAATACCTCACTTGAAGGAGATTCCTTTCCAGGACTAAAGTCTAAAGAATCAGGTGATTTGCTAGGGGATATTTCAGTTTCCTCCACAGGAGGACTTAATACTATGGAACCTTGTTGCTTGGTAACTTTAgtgacttttgaatgctttatTTTTTCATCTTCTACATAATCAAATTCTCTCTGAACTTGCTCCTTAATCATAGTTGATCGGGACACTTTAGCTGACAGTTCATATACTGCTTTTTTTGACTGATCATAAACACTATCAAGAATGGTAGGAGATGAAATTCTTTTCTCCTCAGAAATTCTGACTGGAATGTGGGACACAGTCAATTcctttctttttgaagttttatcTGTCATTTCATTGGTGTATTCCCCTTCTCTGACAACAAACTCTCTGTACAGAACCTTTTTTGATGGAGATTTTACAGTCATTTCCTTCACCTCCTTTGAATGAGATCCATGTGTTGGCAATTTGTGTTCACACTCTGTCACAGTGATAAATTCACTCTTTTTGTTAGTTTTAGTCTCAgcatagtcaacatggttttctTTTACCATATCTTGAACAAGTACATGggaaagtttttctttttgtgcttTATGGTTAGAAGCTCCAGGACTTTCCCATGTTCGATAGATTTTTTTGTCCCATTGTCCCTTAGCTGGTAAGTCTGAGCTATATGCCAAGTCTTTAGCTTGCTGTTCAGAAGTATATTCTAGCAGACTTTTACTTGATGTTTCAGTGCTCTGTTCCTGTACCTCTGAAGCACAAATGTCTTCTATAACTTTTCCTTTACCTTGGACATTATCTTCTTTCAATTTCATAGTAGTAAATTCTTTTTGCAATGATGTATTTCCTTCTGTCAGATCTATTAGCTTTGGGTGCTTTTCTCTTGCATAAAACTGATACACTGGTAGTTTGCTTTCTTGCAATTTCTTTACTGGAATTTTGGATTGActatcttcctttttttcttgagaTAGATCTTTAGTCCTTGGACTTATACTTTGTTCAAATTTAAGTCTAATGGAATTAAGCTTGGATTGTTTTAGCTGAAATCCAGTCTGTGAAGCTTCAGTTGTTTTACTCTGCAGAGCATTTCCTTTGTGTTCCATAGTTTGTTTACAGTCCCCTGTTTGTTGAGCAAGAATCCTTCTTTCAGGACTGCTGGGCAAACTTGCTGCTTTTCTTTCATCGACTTTTGGGGAACACTTTCCATCATGCCCATACTGCTGTACTTTACCCCAGTCATCACTCAATGTCACTATTTCAGTGAGCAGTACTTTTtcagggctgctgctggcagagctgtgactaGAATGCATTTCTTTGCCATTTTTTTTATGTTGCTTTTTCTCTGGAGATTGTAGCTCATCATTCAACTTTTCTGTTTTGTCCCGAAAAAACTGTGATACTTCAGTCAGTTTTTCTTCTGCCTCCTTAACAGTCCTGTCCACCCTGTCTTCATACATCATCTTTTCTCTACCTCTGTCTAATCTGTCCTCGGTAAAGCGCATCCACATGGCATGTTTTGGACTACTAACATCTCCAGTGTAGTGTAACACTGTCACTTTATCATAATGATCATCTTTAGACATTTTACCTACACCATTTTCGGACACATCTTTATAGATTTTGGAGAGAATTTCTTTTTTGGGGGCAGTGGCTACTTTTTCTCTGCATTGTTTATCAGACCCCTGTAACTCTGAACTAAGCGGTAGAGCATGGTCAGTAACTGACTCCTCAGTATCAGAATGAGACACATCTAGCTTTTCTGAAAGAAGCATTTTCTCAGCAAACCTGTAAGACTCGCCTCTTAATTCTGACAACTCATCATCATGGTATTCAATTGAGTGTTGACTCAAAAGCTTCAGTGTTTTGTAAGAGTCATCAGACAGGAGTTGAGCAGAACTAGGGCGACTGTCTTCTTCCTGAGACACAGGAGTGTTTACTCTAGAAGATTCCAGATAAGAAGGAAGTGACTCTTCAGCTGTTAGCTCTTCTTCTTCTTGCTGACCTTGTTCATCAGAACAAGGAAAAGTATCATGTTTTTCCAAACCTTTTAAGTTAATATCTCCCCGAGGTAAGTCTTTCTGATATACATACAATTCTTTTTCTGGATGCTTTTTTGTTTCTCTAATAATGACTTCAGTAGGTTCAGCTTGATTACCTTTTTCAATATGGACCTCTATTATACGCTCCAGTTTGGGTTTCATTTTGCTTTCCTTCTCTGCATGTTGTGGTGAAGTTTCAGCAGACTTGCTAACATCTGATGTTACTGACGATTTATGTTCAAACAGACCTGCCAGTTCTTTGGAAGGGTCACGTCCTGATTGAAAGGCTTTCATTATGTCATGAACAGACATTGTTTCCTCAATTCTTTCCGAGGTACTTTCAGTGCATGGAGGTTTATGATAAACCATTCGAGTAGTAGTAGTGATGTGAGTTTCTTCTTTCACCCGGACACCTTTGCTAAGAACACATTTGTGGTCATCTTCTTCACTGCTGCTGGTTTTCATTTGAAATgctttaaccttttctttaataGACTCAGTGGGTTTTTGTTCCAACTCCATTAAAGTAAGTGCAGGTTTCAGTGAAGGTAGCTCCTCTGTTTGCTGCTCTGGAATCTCTTCTGATGATGGTTCATAGCTGCGGATAACATGAACTACTTCAGTTCTTGTTTCTGTAATAACAGGAGGGATGGGTACATCATGGAAAAGTGGTTTTGGCCCTGTGCTTTCAGCACTTTGTGGGGCTGATGGTGTTTTTTCACTTCTTGTTTCAAAGCCACTGTCAGACAAAGGACTTTTATCTTGGTCATGTTGAGAAAAATCATCTGGAGATTCTAAAATAGTATCTGTTCCAAAAAAGGAATCTGCAATTTTACATAATTCTTTTTCTGAAGTAGAAGGCCTCATGGAGGCTGGAGGCATTTTAAGTTTATGTTCCTGTAAAGCAATCACTGGTTTTAAAATGCGTTTTTGTCTCTCttcatcttttttcccctcttcaaaCTTGTACTTTATGTTTGCCAATGAACTACTACCAATATCATTTGTTAAATAATCAATAACTTTTGTCAAATTGTAATCCTTTTCAGATGCAGCTTTAGCTTTAATTTGCCCTTTTTCTGGAACAGGATGGCATGTTATAGCCTGCTGTCTTGCTTCATCAATCTCTTCTGTACTGAACTCTACCCATTCATCTTCAGATAAGTGTCCTTTATCGCTTTTTGACACTCTGGTCGACTCTTTATTTTCTAAACACACATCTTTTTTCAGTATCTCGCTAACTTTTACCAAGTCTTCTTTTACTTTCTCAACAATTTTAAAAGGCTCTTCATCATCAATTCTACCCTCTTTTGTTAGTTCAGGTTGGAATGGCTTGTCCTCCGTTACATCTGTCTGCAATATTGCAGTCATCCTGATTAGGTCCTCTTTCATTTCAGCAACATCTTTCAATATCTCCTGGCTGGACGATAAAGAAGATGGTGTAGACAATTTAAGAGCAGAAGGTGCTAAAAACAAGGATGATTTCATAGGAGATGAAGTTCGATTAAAGTGAGGCTGTGTACGTGTCTCTGTAGTCAATGTTTTACTAGGTGATAGTAATGCAACTGCTGATTTTGTAAGTGAAGACTCTGGAAGCTTCTTTAATGCTGGTTCAGATAAAACATTGACTAGAGAATATACTGGCACTGTTATTGTTGATGAAGTTACTGATGAGGTAGTTGCAGATATTGACCCAAAAGATGTATATAGTGCACCTGCAGAAGGAGTTCTTATTGACTGAAAAGCAGATGGTGTTGAAGACACAAATGCCCTGAGTGGAGAAAATGGCATTGTAGTAGTGGTCGGAAACACTTTCTCAACTGTATCAGCGGCTACATTAGCAGCACAACTTGCAGAATTTGTAGCTGCAGAGATCTTGTCTTGAAACATAGCTGCAGTTTTGGATCCAGTTATTACATTGGCAGAGGATGGATATTTCAGAGGTGACACGGATCCATTAACCAATGCTACATCTGTAGTCCCAGGTATATGTTTCACAGGTGATGATAGAGATGAAGTCATCATGACTTTAGAAGGTGAAACAGCATCAACTGCTGACTTAGCaggagacaccactgactttaaaGGTGAAGTTAAAAGTGGTGATGCTGATGTGATGATAGACTTAAATGGCAAACTTGAAGAATACATGTTAATGTTCGATTTGGGGGATGCTGGAGGTGTCATGGTGATGGATGATCTCTCCAAAAGAGACCCTGCTGTAGTCACTGGAGATGTCCGAGAAGGAAATGTTGAAGTGGATGCCATCCCTTTTAAATTACTGGCTTCTGTTACTGTAGGAGCTCTGACAAAAGAACCAGAAGAAACTTGGATATTATATGGAGGCTGTGATACAACGGTTTTTATTGGTGAAGAGATTGTCCGAAATGATCTAATTGGAGATGCTACGTCATTAACAGATTTAATTGAAGAGGTAGTAGAAGCTCCTAACGTGGATTTGATTGGAGAAGCAGAAGAA is a genomic window containing:
- the ANK3 gene encoding ankyrin-3 isoform X1; its protein translation is MAHAASQLKKNRDLEINADEENEKKRKRRKRSRDRKRKSDTNASYLRAARAGNLEKALDYLKTGVDINICNQNGLNALHLASKEGHVEVVSELIKRGANVDAATKKGNTALHIASLAGQTEVVKVLVTNKANVNAQSQNGFTPLYMAAQENHLEVVKFLLDNGASQSLATEDGFTPLAVALQQGHDQVVSLLLENDTKGKVRLPALHIAARKDDTKAAALLLQNDHNADVESKMLVNRTTESGFTPLHIAAHYGNINVATLLLNRSAAVDFTARNDITPLHVASKRGNANMVKLLLDRGAKIDAKTRDGLTPLHCGARSGHEQVVKMLLDRGAPILSKTKNGLSPLHMATQGDHLNCVQLLIQHNVPVDDVTNDYLTALHVAAHCGHFKVAKVLLDEKANPNAKALNGFTPLHIACKKNRIKVMELLLKHGASIQAVTESGLTPIHVAAFMGHVNIVSQLMHHGASPNTTNVRGETALHMAARAGQAEVVRYLVQNGAQVEAKAKDDQTPLHISARLGKADIVQQLLQQGASPNASTTSGYTPLHLAAREGHEDVASVLLDQGASLSIITKKGFTPLHVAAKYGKIEVANLLLQKNASPDAAGKSGLTPLHVAAHYDNQKVALLLLDQGASPHASAKNGYTPLHIAAKKNQMDIATTLLEYGADANAITRQGIAPVHLASQEGHVDMVSLLLTRNANVNLSNKSGLTPLHLAAQEDKVNVAEVLVNQGAVVDAPTKMGYTPLHVGCHYGNIKIVNFLLQHFAKVNAKTKNGYTPLHQAAQQGHTHIINVLLQNGASPNELTVNGNTALAIAKRLGYISVVDTLKIVTEETMTTITVTEKHKMNVPETMNEVLDMSDDEVRKAYTPEILSDGEYMSDVEEGEDAMTGDTDKYLGPQDLKELGDDSLPAEGYMGFSLGARSASLRSFSSDRSYTLNRSSYARDSMMIEELLVPSKDPHLTFPREFDSDSLRHYSWAADTLDNVNLVSSPIHSGYSSPLPQYDSSFLVSFMVDARGGSMRGSRHHGMRIIIPPRKCTAPTRITCRLVKRHKLASPPPMVEGEGLASRLVEMGPAGAQFLGKLHLPTNPPPLNEGESMVSRILQLGPQGTKFIGPVIVEIPHFGSMRGKERELIVLRSENGETWKEHQYDSKHEDLNEILNGVDEELDSAEELEKKRICRIITKDFPQYFAVVSRIKQESNQIGPEGGVLSSTTVPHVQASFPEGALTKRIRVGLQAQPVPDEIVKKILGNKATFSPIVTVEPRRRKFHKPITMTIPVPPPSGEGVTNGYKGDTTPSLRLLCSITGGTSPAQWEDITGTTPLTFINDCVSFTTNVSARFWLADCHQVLETVGLATQLYRELICVPYMAKFVIFAKMNDPVESNLRCFCMTDDKVDKTLEQQENFEEVARSKDIEVLEGKPIYVDCYGNLAPLTKGGQQLVFNFYAFKENRLPFSIKIRDTSQEPCGRLSFLKELKTTKGLPQTAVCNLNITLPAHKKETESDQDDETEKSDRRQSFVSLALRKRYSYLTEPGMKTVERSAGATRSLPATYSYKPFFSTRPYQSWTTAPITVPGQTKSGFTSLSSSSSNTPTASPLKSIWSVSSASPIKSTLGASTTSSIKSVNDVASPIRSFRTISSPIKTVVSQPPYNIQVSSGSFVRAPTVTEASNLKGMASTSTFPSRTSPVTTAGSLLERSSITMTPPASPKSNINMYSSSLPFKSIITSASPLLTSPLKSVVSPAKSAVDAVSPSKVMMTSSLSSPVKHIPGTTDVALVNGSVSPLKYPSSANVITGSKTAAMFQDKISAATNSASCAANVAADTVEKVFPTTTTMPFSPLRAFVSSTPSAFQSIRTPSAGALYTSFGSISATTSSVTSSTITVPVYSLVNVLSEPALKKLPESSLTKSAVALLSPSKTLTTETRTQPHFNRTSSPMKSSLFLAPSALKLSTPSSLSSSQEILKDVAEMKEDLIRMTAILQTDVTEDKPFQPELTKEGRIDDEEPFKIVEKVKEDLVKVSEILKKDVCLENKESTRVSKSDKGHLSEDEWVEFSTEEIDEARQQAITCHPVPEKGQIKAKAASEKDYNLTKVIDYLTNDIGSSSLANIKYKFEEGKKDEERQKRILKPVIALQEHKLKMPPASMRPSTSEKELCKIADSFFGTDTILESPDDFSQHDQDKSPLSDSGFETRSEKTPSAPQSAESTGPKPLFHDVPIPPVITETRTEVVHVIRSYEPSSEEIPEQQTEELPSLKPALTLMELEQKPTESIKEKVKAFQMKTSSSEEDDHKCVLSKGVRVKEETHITTTTRMVYHKPPCTESTSERIEETMSVHDIMKAFQSGRDPSKELAGLFEHKSSVTSDVSKSAETSPQHAEKESKMKPKLERIIEVHIEKGNQAEPTEVIIRETKKHPEKELYVYQKDLPRGDINLKGLEKHDTFPCSDEQGQQEEEELTAEESLPSYLESSRVNTPVSQEEDSRPSSAQLLSDDSYKTLKLLSQHSIEYHDDELSELRGESYRFAEKMLLSEKLDVSHSDTEESVTDHALPLSSELQGSDKQCREKVATAPKKEILSKIYKDVSENGVGKMSKDDHYDKVTVLHYTGDVSSPKHAMWMRFTEDRLDRGREKMMYEDRVDRTVKEAEEKLTEVSQFFRDKTEKLNDELQSPEKKQHKKNGKEMHSSHSSASSSPEKVLLTEIVTLSDDWGKVQQYGHDGKCSPKVDERKAASLPSSPERRILAQQTGDCKQTMEHKGNALQSKTTEASQTGFQLKQSKLNSIRLKFEQSISPRTKDLSQEKKEDSQSKIPVKKLQESKLPVYQFYAREKHPKLIDLTEGNTSLQKEFTTMKLKEDNVQGKGKVIEDICASEVQEQSTETSSKSLLEYTSEQQAKDLAYSSDLPAKGQWDKKIYRTWESPGASNHKAQKEKLSHVLVQDMVKENHVDYAETKTNKKSEFITVTECEHKLPTHGSHSKEVKEMTVKSPSKKVLYREFVVREGEYTNEMTDKTSKRKELTVSHIPVRISEEKRISSPTILDSVYDQSKKAVYELSAKVSRSTMIKEQVQREFDYVEDEKIKHSKVTKVTKQQGSIVLSPPVEETEISPSKSPDSLDFSPGKESPSSEVFDPSPIDYLDKVAPLVNSEGVKEIKTLPVYVSFVQVGKQYEKEVQQGNVKKIISQESKTVQETRGTFYTARQQKQPPSPQGSPEDDTLEQVSFIDSSGKSPLTPETPSSEEVSYEFTSKTPDSLIAYVPGKPSPIPEVSEESEEEAEAKSTSVKHIAVEAPKIDKILPNNINKDSNKRPKSNRVAYIEFPPPPPLDADQSDSEKNHRYSPESEMELIEVNLQDEYDKCQLAEPVIRVQPPSPVPPGADVSDSSDDESLYQPVPLKKYTFKLKEVEGDQKEASKPKVSDNSQNQKELGDPGSGKPNEFDIGLESPQNDIAQNGTNDQSITECSIATTAEFSHDTDATEIDSLDGYDLQDEDDGLTESDSKLAGPAVETKKDIWTSEGILKQTDRCFSQSKLEVIEEEGKIGAEEDKALSKGPSSEKNADKTEQKSGAQFFTLEGRHPDRTVFPDSYFSYKVDEEFATPFKTVATKSLDFDPWSNNRGDDEVFETKSRDDEAKPFGLAVEDRSQATTPDTTPARTPTDESTPTSEPNPFPFHEGKMFEMTRSGAIDMSKRDFVEERLQFFQIGEHTSEGKSGDKGEGDKSTVTAITQPQSGDSIVETNLERQVETTAVEHKPIIQASGGCMEATLGSNSLEKSSTTVNTSKVDPKLRTPIKMGISASTMTLKKDGPGEVTDKIEAAMPSGQGLENENVVVITSSATSETSCRQNEKLDFQKDNFNNNNNLDSSASHTNNNTCNVELKEHCEPKCSIQKANKMKSASGKGTGATQGHRITDKQKVQGQQQRSRELVGSRAKSKLPIKASSIKEVFPQNNVQKSTASKVRQASKPNKIKQNNSSPCLEVKSKIPIKNTPRKNLAISRKTPAMQKQEQLDKGKIKQLPSKLPVKVRSTSFTMTTVKVRKNQLREVCKHSIEYFKGISGETLKLMDRLSDEEKKMQSEVSDDEEDSSSRNTSSEATQVYQPSITSKSARDMRTETASLKSKIEKVDSERRRSKRTGPQSPCERTDIRMAIVADHLGLSWTELARELNFSVDEINQIRVENPNSLIAQSFMLLKKWVTRDGKNATTDALTSVLTKINRIDIVTLLEGPIFDYGNISGTRSFADENNVFHDPVDGWQSEASTVHVEPPTPGRRISGELLDRLDDSPDQCRDSITSYLKGETGKVEANGSHIETTTEVKAKSYVQESVNKVGKQSDKETLKPKTRSSVHTEEQILLTAYQKSLEETSKPTVEEPKTSVPVSMKMMSWKTPEESKPRANTQEEAGAATSEQKQGEGYKVKTKREVRHVEKKSYS